GTGCGCTGACCCACCTCGGGGAACAGCGTCCCCGCTGACAGCATCTCTTCGACAGTCCGGTCGATCTCCGCCTGAACCGGTTCCAGCTCTTCGATAGTGGTCTTGTTGTACGAGCGCTTGCTCGTGTCCGTATACGCCGGAACGATATCGTGTGCCTCCATCGAGAGTTCCGCCAGACGCAGGCTCTCTTCGGTCTCGTGCCACGCCGGGAGTTCCAGCTGGGAGACCACTGACTTAGAGAGGCTCGCCTTCCCCTCCGAGGCGATATCCTTCAGCGAGCGCTGGTAGATAGCTGAGTTCAGCAGCGCACAGAGGAAGTGGGCTTCCTCTTCGCAATCCGTCCCGATGAACATGTAGTGGTCGCCGGGAACGACCATCTTTTCGCCCAGGTCGTCGTCCTCGACCGTCGAGACGACGGCGAAGTTCGGTTTGAACCCGAGTCGACACCAGACCACCTTGTAATCGGCCCACGTGTAGTCGCCGAGACCGAAGACGTTGTAAAACGGACCCTGCTCCAGCCACGACGACGCCCGGTCTTCGAGCTGTTCCCGACGGTCCGCGAGATACTGATACGTTTTCGGTGAGTTGCTTCGCAGTTCGTCCTCGTTGTCCTCGTTTGCCTTCCGGATCGGGACGAGTCTGAGCTCGTGACCGAACAGCCCGTATTTGACGACGTGTTTCGATTTGATGTACGGGTAGACGTGGTCCGGCTCCAGGGTATCGAGTTGCTCCCGGTCGATCGAGAACACGTCCTGTGCATCGTCCTTTACGCCGTGGCGAATCTCCTGGTCGCAGTCGCCGAGCGCGCCCCGTTCCGCGTCGGCTCGAATCCACGCCGAAGTGCTATCGTCCTCGTCGAGCGGCACGATGGTGGTTTCCCTCGCCCGCAGCGTCTCTCGAATGGCCCCAGTCGTGGCGAAATCGGTGACAGCGCTATCGGCCGTCCACGACGTCGTGTCTATCGGGAACGTCGGCTCCGTGTCCGCCGACAGCGTGTAGACAGCGGCGTTCGCTCCCACCTGGTCGCCGAACGGCTGGAGTTTGTTGAAATCGTGGATGTGGCTCACATCCAGCGGTCGGTCCGCGACTGTGAGCGTTCGGAGTAACTTCCCGGCCGGCCCCTTCATGATGTCGCGCTTCAGCACGAAACTGGCCTGGCCGTTCTCCTGCAGGTAGTGGTGGACACAGACCCAGATGTACGGAACGGCGATGTCGTCGTTCCCGTGCCCGAGCCGTGACACTGCGCCGTCGTGTGGCAGGAGGTCGAGCTGGTCGACGTACGTTTCGCGCCACTGGCTTTTCACGTCCTCGGAGAGCCGCCCCCAGGTAATCCACGGCGGATTGCCGACGAGGTGGGTGACCGACGGTTCGAAGGCCGTACCGTCGACCGTCATCGGTTCGTCCCGCGTCAGTTTGAGTGCATCCGTCAAGAAGACCGGTATTTCGACCGTTTCAGCGTCCGCCTCCTCGATAACCGGAAGCAGTGTCAACAGATAGTTGAGCTTCGTGCTTTTCACCGCGACGGGGTTGAGGTCCATACCGAAGACCGAAGCCGTGACGCTGGACAGGATTTCGTCCGGTTCGTGTGTCGCTTCCATCGCAGCTATTTTCCGGTCGATACAGACGG
The Halomicroarcula saliterrae genome window above contains:
- a CDS encoding N-6 DNA methylase; translated protein: MNELQQFDQWGRDSQLYADFVDNAQRLLAEDREFQTARDEWQAFFTTSHGDIFGSLPLDNPVDDLFIDSLYYDFVVDQLIEFAEQSFEFTLVNQEPRVNTETLSFSFQALHERVLATDTLTDTFATALSKDDLRNADTEFLRSLYETVFPREIRLALGEYYTPRGVAELAVDAMEVADMASASFLDPGCGSGVFTAVCIDRKIAAMEATHEPDEILSSVTASVFGMDLNPVAVKSTKLNYLLTLLPVIEEADAETVEIPVFLTDALKLTRDEPMTVDGTAFEPSVTHLVGNPPWITWGRLSEDVKSQWRETYVDQLDLLPHDGAVSRLGHGNDDIAVPYIWVCVHHYLQENGQASFVLKRDIMKGPAGKLLRTLTVADRPLDVSHIHDFNKLQPFGDQVGANAAVYTLSADTEPTFPIDTTSWTADSAVTDFATTGAIRETLRARETTIVPLDEDDSTSAWIRADAERGALGDCDQEIRHGVKDDAQDVFSIDREQLDTLEPDHVYPYIKSKHVVKYGLFGHELRLVPIRKANEDNEDELRSNSPKTYQYLADRREQLEDRASSWLEQGPFYNVFGLGDYTWADYKVVWCRLGFKPNFAVVSTVEDDDLGEKMVVPGDHYMFIGTDCEEEAHFLCALLNSAIYQRSLKDIASEGKASLSKSVVSQLELPAWHETEESLRLAELSMEAHDIVPAYTDTSKRSYNKTTIEELEPVQAEIDRTVEEMLSAGTLFPEVGQRTLSTF